The following coding sequences lie in one Pseudomonas sp. SL4(2022) genomic window:
- a CDS encoding bifunctional DedA family/phosphatase PAP2 family protein, which yields MSQWLDSLTLWLSANPEWLGLAIFLIACVECLAIAGIIVPGTIIMFAVAVLAGNGALSLWETLLLAYLGGLLGDALSYGIGRYFHQDIRRLPLLRSHPQWLSAAESYFQRYGVASLLVGRYIGPLRPMLPMVAGMLNMPLPRFIAVSLLAAAGWAIAYMLPGWATGAALRLPLPEGFWPQAGAVAAGVAIVVGLSIQGSMRGQRHASLLAAGACLVLLVGMMLSWPLLSHFDQGLLALVQEQRSSELDRLMVLITRLGDMHTQVAAAALLCLILLVTRQWRSLCLAVGATLGTALANGALKALFARSRPDVLLEPLGSFSFPSGHSSAAFAFFLLLGLLAGRGQPPRMRLTWLLLASLPAAAIAVSRIYLGVHWPSDIIAGAMLAGCFCALSLALVQWRTSLPALPAKIWWLLLPTIIALLGGITTWQLSAGLLLYRY from the coding sequence ATGAGTCAGTGGCTCGACAGCTTGACCCTGTGGCTGAGCGCCAACCCTGAATGGCTAGGCCTGGCGATCTTCTTGATTGCCTGCGTCGAGTGCCTGGCAATCGCCGGCATCATTGTGCCAGGCACCATTATCATGTTTGCCGTGGCGGTTCTGGCCGGTAACGGTGCCTTGTCGCTTTGGGAAACACTGCTGCTAGCCTACCTGGGCGGCCTGCTCGGCGATGCCTTGTCTTATGGCATCGGCCGCTACTTTCATCAGGACATTCGCCGCCTGCCGCTGCTGCGCAGCCACCCGCAGTGGCTGAGCGCGGCAGAGAGCTACTTCCAACGCTATGGCGTCGCCAGCCTGCTGGTCGGCCGTTATATCGGCCCTCTGCGGCCAATGCTGCCGATGGTCGCCGGCATGCTGAACATGCCGCTCCCGCGTTTTATCGCCGTCAGCCTGCTGGCCGCTGCCGGCTGGGCCATTGCCTATATGCTGCCGGGCTGGGCCACCGGTGCCGCCTTGCGCCTGCCGCTGCCGGAGGGATTCTGGCCGCAGGCCGGCGCCGTAGCGGCAGGCGTGGCCATCGTGGTCGGCCTGAGTATTCAAGGCAGCATGCGCGGGCAACGCCACGCCAGCCTGCTGGCGGCCGGCGCCTGCCTGGTGCTGCTGGTCGGCATGATGCTCAGCTGGCCGCTGCTCAGCCACTTTGATCAGGGCCTGCTGGCCCTGGTGCAGGAACAGCGCAGCAGCGAGCTGGACCGGCTGATGGTGCTGATCACCCGCCTCGGCGACATGCACACCCAGGTGGCCGCCGCCGCTCTGCTGTGCCTGATTCTGCTGGTTACCCGGCAGTGGCGCAGCCTGTGCCTGGCCGTCGGCGCCACACTCGGTACGGCCCTGGCCAATGGTGCACTGAAAGCCCTGTTCGCCCGCAGCCGACCCGATGTGCTGCTGGAGCCACTGGGCAGCTTCAGCTTCCCTAGCGGACACAGTTCGGCGGCGTTTGCGTTCTTCCTGCTACTCGGCCTGCTCGCCGGTCGCGGTCAACCGCCGCGCATGCGCCTGACGTGGCTGCTGCTGGCCAGCTTGCCGGCAGCCGCAATTGCCGTTTCCCGGATATACCTGGGTGTGCACTGGCCCAGCGACATCATCGCCGGCGCCATGCTGGCAGGCTGTTTCTGCGCCCTGAGCCTGGCATTGGTGCAATGGCGTACGTCGCTGCCAGCCCTACCGGCGAAAATCTGGTGGTTGTTGCTGCCGACGATTATCGCCCTGCTCGGCGGCATCACCACCTGGCAGCTGTCAGCGGGGCTGCTGCTGTACCGCTACTGA
- a CDS encoding LON peptidase substrate-binding domain-containing protein: MTLPLFPLNTVLFPGCMLDLQIFEARYLDMISRSMKQGQGFGVVSLIDGAEVGKAAGLFAAIGCEALIRDFEQRPNGLLGIRVEGGRRFRVQRAQVLPDQLTLGEVEWLEDGVEQPLRAEHADLAALLGALSAHPMVAALGMPSEPAGQEALANQLAYLLPLDNQQKLQLLDMPGAEQRLERLQQLLELLQGGSQ, translated from the coding sequence GTGACCCTGCCATTGTTTCCGCTCAATACCGTGCTGTTTCCTGGCTGCATGCTCGATTTACAGATATTCGAGGCGCGCTACCTGGATATGATCAGTCGCAGCATGAAGCAGGGCCAGGGTTTTGGAGTGGTCAGCCTGATTGACGGTGCAGAGGTTGGCAAGGCCGCCGGGCTGTTTGCGGCGATAGGCTGTGAGGCACTGATTCGTGATTTTGAACAGCGGCCCAATGGCTTGTTGGGCATTCGTGTGGAAGGTGGGCGGCGCTTTCGGGTGCAGCGCGCGCAGGTGTTGCCTGATCAGTTGACCCTGGGCGAGGTTGAGTGGCTGGAAGATGGCGTCGAGCAGCCCTTGCGCGCCGAACATGCTGACCTTGCTGCGCTGCTGGGCGCACTGAGTGCCCATCCGATGGTCGCTGCGTTGGGTATGCCGAGTGAACCGGCAGGCCAGGAGGCGCTGGCCAATCAGTTGGCTTACCTGTTGCCACTGGACAATCAGCAAAAGCTGCAACTGCTCGACATGCCCGGTGCCGAGCAGCGCCTGGAGCGGTTGCAGCAGTTGCTGGAGTTGCTGCAGGGCGGTTCTCAGTAG
- a CDS encoding LrgB family protein: protein MEWHAAWQALIHHPLFGVGITLGAYQLAIAAYEKTRWVFLQPVLLSMLTVIGILLACGLTFAEYKDSATALTLFLGPTTVALAVPLFLNLRRIRQLFWPTLITLLVAGVVATVLGISLAWAFGAEQIMLMSMAPKSVTSPIAMLVANQIGGIAALAAVFVMITGIIGAICGPALLKRFGVHHPAALGMALGLTAHAVGTARALQEGEECGAFSALAMSLMGVFTAVLLPLAILLWL, encoded by the coding sequence CTGGAATGGCACGCCGCCTGGCAAGCGCTGATCCATCATCCCTTATTTGGTGTGGGCATTACTCTGGGGGCTTATCAACTGGCGATTGCCGCTTATGAGAAAACCCGTTGGGTGTTCCTGCAACCCGTGCTGCTGTCGATGCTCACGGTGATTGGCATCCTCTTGGCCTGCGGCCTGACCTTCGCCGAATACAAGGACAGTGCGACGGCGCTGACGCTGTTCCTCGGGCCGACCACGGTGGCGCTGGCGGTGCCGCTGTTCCTCAACCTGCGGCGCATCCGTCAATTATTCTGGCCCACCCTGATCACCTTGCTGGTGGCTGGCGTGGTGGCCACGGTATTGGGCATCTCCCTGGCCTGGGCCTTCGGTGCCGAGCAGATCATGCTGATGAGCATGGCGCCCAAATCGGTGACCTCACCGATTGCCATGCTGGTGGCCAATCAGATTGGCGGGATTGCCGCGCTGGCGGCGGTGTTTGTGATGATCACCGGGATCATCGGCGCCATCTGCGGCCCGGCGCTGCTCAAACGGTTTGGTGTGCATCATCCTGCCGCACTGGGCATGGCCTTGGGCTTGACTGCGCACGCGGTCGGCACCGCGCGGGCGCTGCAGGAGGGCGAGGAGTGCGGCGCGTTCTCTGCCCTGGCGATGAGCCTGATGGGGGTATTTACCGCCGTGCTGTTGCCATTGGCCATCCTGCTCTGGCTCTGA
- a CDS encoding CidA/LrgA family protein translates to MLLRGLSWLVLCQLLGTALNVLLIPILPGPIIGMLLLFIFLLLRGEVGESLHLASTSLLKYLPLLLVPPAVGVMAYAEDIFADFWAIAGALLLSLLISIVFAGWLMQKLIDRQQRREDV, encoded by the coding sequence ATGCTGTTACGCGGTCTTTCCTGGCTGGTGCTGTGCCAGTTGCTCGGCACCGCGTTGAATGTCCTGCTGATTCCAATCCTGCCGGGGCCGATCATCGGCATGTTGCTGCTGTTCATCTTTCTGCTGCTGCGCGGCGAGGTGGGTGAGTCGTTGCATCTGGCCTCCACCAGCCTGCTGAAATACCTGCCGCTGCTGCTGGTGCCGCCAGCGGTGGGCGTCATGGCCTATGCCGAGGATATTTTTGCCGACTTCTGGGCGATTGCCGGTGCGCTGTTGCTGTCGCTGTTGATCTCGATCGTCTTCGCTGGCTGGTTGATGCAAAAGCTGATCGACCGTCAGCAGCGCCGGGAGGATGTATGA
- a CDS encoding MaoC family dehydratase, translating into MTSVPATELPSYIGKELGRSEWLTIDQERINQFAECTGDHQFIHVDPEKAKLTPFGTTIAHGFLSLSLVPKLMEGIMIMPKGLKMAVNYGLDSVRFIQPVKVNSKVRLVVTLTDATEKNPGQWLLKAKVVLEIEGSEKPAYIAEPLTLCFV; encoded by the coding sequence ATGACATCAGTACCCGCCACCGAATTGCCCAGCTACATTGGTAAGGAACTCGGCCGTTCCGAATGGCTGACCATCGATCAAGAGCGCATCAACCAGTTCGCCGAGTGCACCGGCGATCACCAGTTCATCCACGTCGACCCGGAAAAAGCCAAGCTCACCCCGTTTGGCACCACCATCGCCCATGGTTTCCTCTCGCTGTCGCTGGTGCCCAAGTTGATGGAAGGCATCATGATCATGCCCAAAGGGCTGAAAATGGCCGTCAACTATGGCCTGGACAGCGTGCGTTTTATCCAGCCGGTCAAGGTCAACTCAAAAGTCCGCCTGGTCGTCACGTTGACCGACGCCACCGAGAAGAACCCCGGACAATGGCTACTCAAGGCCAAGGTTGTACTGGAAATCGAAGGTTCGGAAAAACCGGCCTATATCGCTGAACCGCTGACGCTCTGCTTCGTCTAA
- a CDS encoding C13 family peptidase, giving the protein MHPLTRLAPLSLALLLVACGDGEPLLPANAVLPDGGRYRGEVVNGLLQGQGRLDYSDGSYYAGLFKDGQFNGPGEWHSKHGETYTGEFQNGDFHGQGSLSYSDGSRYEGGFASGTPSGEGHLQSQDLEYRGEFNKGHYQGLGKLQWSNGSSFQGQFRKGEPHGQGVMIDAEGNEFAGTFNNSQLNGQGSFKSADGELYSGQFRDNQFHGKGRYQSADGEVWSGRFEDGSLTGKGEFKGSDGSHYRGQFSDWRYHGEGRLNLADGSLYEGHFAYGQYHGNGSLTLADGSQQRGTWQRGRLTRDADGQAIPDSLAVGLLEQGRLLDAAIANLPASTPAIELYALTLAGDGKQSVFMREADYVGNLLQERFAAHGLITLVNHRDHLADRPLATSASLGRSVQALAERSGKEDLIFIYLTSHGSAQHELNLDQPRLQLNDLPASELDALLEPLKDRHKVLVISACYSGGFIPKLQDDKTLVITAARADRVSFGCSEENDFTYFGRALFAEALQQTDDLQRAFKLAQASVAEREKADGFEASEPQIWPAKAVLAQWRKLREQQAERALNNALEAQSAVNP; this is encoded by the coding sequence ATGCATCCTCTGACCCGTCTGGCTCCACTGAGCCTCGCCCTGTTGTTGGTCGCCTGCGGCGATGGCGAACCCTTGTTACCAGCAAATGCCGTGCTGCCGGATGGCGGGCGCTACCGTGGCGAAGTGGTCAATGGCTTGCTGCAAGGCCAGGGACGCCTGGATTACAGTGACGGCAGCTACTATGCAGGGCTGTTCAAAGATGGACAGTTCAATGGCCCCGGCGAATGGCACAGCAAACACGGTGAAACCTATACCGGTGAGTTCCAGAATGGCGACTTCCACGGTCAAGGCAGCCTGAGTTACAGCGACGGCAGCCGCTACGAAGGCGGCTTTGCCAGCGGCACCCCCAGCGGTGAAGGCCACCTGCAGAGCCAGGATCTGGAATACCGGGGCGAGTTCAACAAGGGCCATTACCAAGGCCTGGGCAAGCTGCAATGGAGCAACGGCAGCAGCTTTCAGGGTCAGTTCCGCAAGGGCGAACCGCACGGCCAAGGCGTGATGATCGACGCTGAAGGCAACGAGTTCGCCGGCACTTTCAATAACAGCCAGCTCAACGGCCAGGGCAGTTTCAAGAGTGCCGACGGCGAACTCTACAGCGGCCAGTTCCGCGACAACCAATTCCACGGCAAGGGCCGCTATCAAAGTGCCGACGGCGAAGTCTGGAGCGGACGCTTCGAGGACGGCAGCCTGACCGGCAAAGGCGAGTTCAAGGGCAGCGACGGCAGCCATTACCGTGGCCAGTTCAGCGACTGGCGCTACCACGGCGAAGGTCGACTGAACCTCGCCGATGGCAGCCTCTATGAAGGCCACTTTGCCTACGGCCAATACCACGGTAACGGCAGCCTGACCCTGGCCGATGGCAGCCAGCAACGTGGTACCTGGCAGCGTGGCCGACTGACTCGCGATGCCGATGGCCAAGCCATCCCCGACAGCCTGGCCGTCGGCTTGCTGGAGCAAGGACGGTTGCTCGATGCCGCCATTGCCAACCTGCCAGCCTCGACCCCAGCCATCGAACTCTACGCCCTGACCCTGGCCGGCGACGGCAAGCAGAGCGTGTTCATGCGCGAGGCCGACTATGTCGGTAACCTGCTGCAGGAACGCTTCGCCGCCCATGGCCTGATCACCCTGGTCAACCACCGCGACCACCTGGCGGATCGCCCGCTGGCCACCAGTGCCAGCCTGGGGCGCAGCGTTCAGGCCCTGGCCGAACGCAGCGGCAAGGAAGACCTGATCTTTATCTACCTGACCAGCCACGGCTCAGCCCAGCATGAGCTGAACCTTGACCAGCCGCGCCTGCAGCTCAACGACCTGCCCGCCAGCGAACTGGACGCCCTGCTCGAACCGCTGAAAGATCGGCACAAGGTGCTGGTGATCTCTGCCTGCTACTCCGGCGGTTTTATCCCCAAACTGCAGGATGACAAGACCCTGGTGATCACCGCTGCACGGGCCGACCGCGTGTCCTTCGGTTGCTCGGAGGAAAACGACTTCACCTACTTCGGCCGCGCGCTGTTTGCCGAAGCGCTGCAGCAAACCGACGACCTGCAGCGCGCCTTCAAGCTGGCCCAGGCCAGCGTTGCCGAACGCGAAAAGGCCGACGGTTTCGAAGCCTCCGAACCGCAGATCTGGCCAGCCAAGGCGGTGCTCGCCCAGTGGCGCAAGCTGCGCGAACAGCAGGCTGAGCGCGCCCTGAACAATGCACTTGAGGCGCAATCAGCGGTCAACCCCTAA
- a CDS encoding oxidoreductase, with amino-acid sequence MYLTPQHILLAGATGLTGEHLLDRLLNEPTVARVLAPSRRPLAAHAHLENPQGELLALLPQLSGKVDTAFCCLGSTIKQAGSQDAFRAVDHDLVLAFAERARALGARHLLVISALGADANSTVFYNKVKGQMEQALRAQDWPQLTIVRPSLLLGTRQEFRLGERLAAPFMRWLPGKYRGIEATVLARALWRLALEEDAGTRIIESDQLRRLGR; translated from the coding sequence ATGTATTTGACGCCCCAGCACATCCTTCTTGCAGGTGCCACCGGACTGACCGGCGAGCACCTGCTGGACCGCCTGCTGAACGAGCCCACGGTCGCTCGCGTGCTGGCACCCAGCCGCCGCCCGCTAGCAGCACACGCCCACCTGGAAAACCCACAAGGCGAACTGCTGGCCCTGCTGCCGCAACTGAGCGGCAAGGTCGATACCGCCTTCTGCTGCCTGGGTAGCACAATTAAACAGGCCGGCTCGCAGGACGCCTTCCGCGCGGTCGATCATGACCTGGTGCTCGCCTTCGCCGAACGCGCCCGCGCCCTCGGTGCACGGCACCTGCTGGTGATCAGTGCCCTCGGCGCGGATGCCAACTCCACCGTGTTCTACAACAAGGTCAAAGGCCAAATGGAGCAGGCCCTGCGCGCGCAGGACTGGCCGCAGCTGACCATCGTCCGCCCTTCGTTACTGCTTGGCACACGCCAGGAATTCCGCCTTGGCGAGCGCCTGGCGGCACCTTTTATGCGCTGGCTGCCGGGCAAGTACCGCGGCATCGAAGCCACCGTTCTGGCTCGCGCCCTGTGGCGTCTTGCCCTGGAAGAAGACGCCGGCACCCGGATCATCGAATCAGACCAACTGCGCCGCCTCGGCCGCTAA
- a CDS encoding DUF5629 family protein, with protein MSTTPHDLISALSGADMLEIDGLHAWQFNLDAEQLAQHQAGTTPTDDAPLLSIECMDGRALRKWHFNLAQVIAARFDGEADAWRISGTAGVHLIKCFAAVSGDNSDRPNDAE; from the coding sequence ATGAGCACCACCCCGCACGACCTGATCAGCGCCCTTAGCGGTGCTGACATGCTGGAAATCGACGGCCTGCATGCCTGGCAATTCAACCTGGACGCCGAACAACTGGCCCAGCACCAGGCCGGCACCACGCCCACTGACGATGCGCCGCTGCTGAGCATCGAATGCATGGACGGCCGCGCCCTGCGCAAATGGCATTTCAACCTGGCCCAGGTAATCGCCGCACGTTTTGATGGTGAGGCCGACGCCTGGCGCATCAGCGGTACGGCCGGCGTGCACCTGATCAAGTGTTTTGCCGCTGTCAGCGGCGACAACAGTGATCGGCCAAACGACGCCGAATAA
- a CDS encoding class I SAM-dependent methyltransferase, with the protein MGLYDRYLLPHLIDFACGMGAVMKARSQLVPLAHGRVLEIGIGSGLNLGFYDASKVSVIIGVDPSADMQKLARQRAATISIPVQMIALELGQIQAEDASFDSIVCTFTLCTIPDAVAALKEMRRVLKPGGRLLFCEHGLAPELPVLRWQNRLTPLWKPLAGGCHLNRDIRALIEAGGFHIGELHNRYLKGPRPMTYVYQGWAD; encoded by the coding sequence GTGGGCCTGTATGACCGCTACCTGCTGCCACACCTGATCGACTTCGCTTGTGGCATGGGCGCGGTGATGAAAGCCCGCTCGCAACTGGTGCCCCTGGCCCATGGCCGGGTGCTGGAAATCGGCATTGGCAGCGGCCTCAACCTGGGCTTCTACGACGCCAGCAAGGTCAGCGTGATCATCGGCGTCGACCCCAGCGCCGACATGCAGAAGCTGGCCAGGCAACGGGCCGCCACGATCAGCATTCCCGTGCAGATGATTGCCCTCGAACTGGGCCAGATCCAGGCTGAGGACGCCAGCTTCGACAGCATCGTCTGCACCTTTACCCTGTGCACCATTCCTGATGCCGTAGCGGCACTTAAAGAAATGCGCCGCGTGCTCAAGCCCGGTGGTCGCCTATTGTTCTGCGAGCACGGTCTGGCTCCGGAGCTGCCCGTGCTGCGCTGGCAGAACCGCCTGACGCCGCTGTGGAAGCCACTGGCCGGCGGCTGTCACCTCAACCGCGACATTCGTGCCCTGATCGAAGCCGGCGGCTTTCATATTGGCGAACTGCATAACCGCTACCTCAAAGGCCCCCGGCCGATGACCTATGTTTATCAGGGCTGGGCCGACTGA